From a region of the Triticum aestivum cultivar Chinese Spring chromosome 7D, IWGSC CS RefSeq v2.1, whole genome shotgun sequence genome:
- the LOC123164662 gene encoding pheophytinase, chloroplastic, which translates to MEVVSSSHSCLAFHQTPTSARRFLGTGVGPRHTKLTRPRKSAVLCVGRASNPGDSGKLHVSRSFDVSDVDAALQGISKKAGQIEKVAIPGLPEGPDSSQISTGLWEWRPKLTVYYEKSGTKNSKAPAVLFLPGFGVGTFHFEKQLMDLGRDYKVWTMDFLGQGMSLPCEDPAPKAMAGEKDEESYWGFGQDSQPWADELVYSVDLWRDQVQHFIEEVIGEPVYIVGNSLGGFVALYLAASSPHLVKGVTLLNATPFWGFLPNPARSPRLSKIFPWAGTFPLPSVVRKLTETVWQKISDPRSIQKILRQVYADHSTNVDKVFSRIIETTEHPAAAASFASIMFAPMGQISFQEALSRCQRQDIPISLMYGKEDPWVTPYWGIRVKQQVPEAPYYEISPAGHCPHDEVPEVINYLLRGWLKNVESEGSVDLPFLEDSSFEVHGVSKELEFVRTGSKKSVSVRLFGSQISLWSHVSSFLKRHASNIQVVSR; encoded by the exons ATGGAAGTGGTTTCTTCCAGCCATTCTTGcttggcatttcatcaaacacctacCAGTGCTCGGAGGTTTCTGGGTACCGGTGTTGGTCCGCGGCATACCAAGCTTACTCGGCCAAGGAAAAGCGCAGTGCTCTGTGTTGGGAGAGCTTCAAATCCAGGTGATTCAGGAAAGCTTCATGTCAGCCGCAGCTTTGATGTAAGCGATGTCGATGCTGCCCTCCAGGGCATCTCCAAGAAGGCAGGCCAGATCGAGAAAGTGGCGATTCCTGGTCTGCCAGAAGGGCCAGACAGTTCCCAAATCAGCACTGGTTTGTGGGAGTGGAGGCCGAAGCTGACGGTATACTACGAGAAGTCTGGCACCAAGAACAGCAAGGCGCCAGCAGTGCTTTTTCTACCAGGTTTTGGAGTGGGCACGTTCCATTTTGAGAAGCAATTGATGGATCTTGGCCGTGATTACAAGGTGTGGACGATGGATTTTCTGGGACAGGGAATGTCATTGCCGTGTGAAGACCCTGCTCCTAAGGCCATGGCAGGAGAGAAGGATGAGGAATCATATTGGGGTTTTGGACAAGATTCACAACCATGGGCAGATGAATTGGTGTACTCTGTAGACTTGTGGCGTGACCAGGTCCAGCACTTCATTGAAGAG GTTATCGGTGAGCCAGTTTATATCGTGGGAAACTCTCTTGGAGGTTTTGTTGCTCTATATTTAGCTGCATCCAGTCCACACCTTGTAAAGGGGGTCACATTGCTTAACGCAACGCCATTTTGGGGTTTCCTTCCTAATCCTGCAAGATCTCCTCGTTTGTCAAAGATTTTTCCATGGGCTGGGACATTTCCTCTTCCATCAGTTGTGAGGAAACTTACTGAAACAGT GTGGCAGAAGATAAGCGACCCAAGAAGTATACAGAAGATACTCAGGCAAGTATATGCTGACCACTCAACAAATGTTGACAAGGTGTTCTCGCGTATTATAGAGACAACAGAACACCCGGCAGCTGCTGCATCATTTGCCTCCATTATGTTTGCTCCAATGGGCCAGATATCCTTTCAGGAGGCACTATCTAG GTGCCAAAGGCAGGACATTCCCATTTCCCTTATGTATGGGAAAGAAGACCCGTGGGTTACACCTTATTGGGGTATCAGAGTCAAGCAACAGGTGCCAGAAGCACCTTATTATGAAATTAGCCCTGCCGGTCACTGTCCTCATGACGAGGTTCCTGAG GTTATAAACTATTTGCTCCGAGGATGGCTTAAGAATGTGGAGTCTGAGGGTTCAGTTGACCTCCCATTTCTTGAAGATTCCAGCTTTGAAGTACATGGTGTGTCGAAGGAGCTGGAGTTTGTCAGGACAGGGTCCAAGAAATCAGTTAGTGTGCGGCTCTTCGGTTCCCAAATTTCCCTGTGGAGCCATGTGAGCTCATTCTTGAAGCGGCATGCTTCCAACATACAGGTAGTGTCCAGATGA